In Taeniopygia guttata chromosome Z, bTaeGut7.mat, whole genome shotgun sequence, the sequence AGATATGAAAAATTTACATTTGAAGGATTATACTGTGTCACTAACGGGATCCTTTATGAGGAATAAATTAGATGTAAAGctgtttaaattatttccagAACAGCGATGAAAATTTCAGGATAACAAACTCCTCAGatttcagtctctctgctgaagACTTATTCCAAAATCTGCTGGAGCCTTTGAAGagattgtggggttttgtgtaTATACTTGGGTTTAGGCAGTGATGTGTGTATTCCAGTGGGGTGCTGGGGAATACTTcagtagtttttttttcttttctttctttgagtAATACCTGTTTTAAGTTTTCATGATCtggttttggtagcaggggggCTATGGGGGGGGGGCATCTGTGAGAAGGTGtgagaagctgcaggaaaagctccCTCAGTCGTGGAAGAGCTTCTAGAAAAGATTATAGTCTGTTGCTCTCTGTTAGTTAAAATTGTTATGGATCAACTTCGAGCGGAAGAGGTACAAATTTTCAGGgattatttgttttcaaattaattttgttctaaCTCAGAACGAAAACAAATAGGAGGTTCTCTGGTGCTAAATTATGCTTGCAGTTAGTGAAATAGTAATTATTAGGTTGGGGGAAGCACCAAGGGCAGTGTAGCATGCACTTCACACAATACAAGCTAGCACCCTGCCCAAAAGATCCCAAACTGATGCAGTTACACAGCTTGGTTTTGCTCAGGaagtttgtattttatttttctaggaACACCCCCACCTCCTTGCTGAAGATCAGAAGAACAAGTCTGGGAACACAGCAGCCGCCAGCAGTTTAAAATCAGTATGTGATGAAAATTTTTTACTTAGGCTCTGTTACATTTGGGATGGATACAAGAGGTCACCTCAGTAGCACAGCCATCGTGGCAGTGAGTCAGAGAGGTGGCAGCTCTGTGGCCCGCacggtgctgctggcagagccgGCTGCTGCCTACTCAAGGCTCAGGCAGGCACAGGAGCTGCCTTGCTGCACGGCCAGAACCATCTCGATGCTGCAGTGCAGGCCAGAGGCGCCGCTCAGCCGGAACCTGCAGGACTTGCCGCAGGGCAGCGCCGTCAGCTGGAAATGGCGCGactgtggcaggagcagccaggccaaCGCCACCAACATTTGCACCCAGCGGGTGACTTTGTCTGGGTCTAAGTAGGAGCCCGTGCAGAGGGTGTCCATCAGATACCACTCCTGGTCTCTGGGCAGCTGGCCACCAGAGGCGTGGAGAAAGCACgtgtgccccagcagctgctccccgGAGCACAGGCACTCCAGCCCCACACGGATGCGCTCGGCTGGCAGCCATTTCCTGCTCCCTGGGCTGAAGGAGTGGCCGGGCGGTGGCCGCAGGATGACCAGCGTGCGGtaggtgctgctgctctcctggacGCTGCAGTTAAGGCTGGTGTCTGTCCCAGCGCCTGGGTGCAGCTCCGGCATGAAGTTCCTCCGGGACAGCACTCGGCAGACGCCGAGGAGCTCTtccaccagctcctgcagcacctttGTGCTGGGCAGGCCCtgctgcagaatcacagaacagctgaGCTTGGGAGTGACCTTTACAGGCTGTCCAGTGTCACTCCAcagcaatgagcagggacattcTCACCTAGAtcaggctgctggcagccctttcCTGGATGTGCCCATTGGTgatgggctgggcacagccaaaATGCTGCCACCCTTGCCTGTACCCTTGACCTTCTCATGCTCACTGACCTTCTCCTTCCTGCTGGatccctcctgcctcctcctgctggcagagccacACTTTCTTCTCCTGACCAGCCAGCAGCCCATGGCAAGAACCTGAACCAGGACTGCTGCACTGACCCAAAGAAGCCACTGCTTTTCCAgcgcagagcagagcagggcttcCATGGTGCCACTGCTCCCCTCAATCTCCTCCAGGAGCCGAATCATCTCTTGGTACAAATATTCCTCATGCTCCAGCAGCTGTTTAACTTCATCCTTTTCAATTTTTAGATTCACCTTCCCAGCATAGGTGGCTAACAGGGCCAGGATGAAGGCCACAGTTAAAGACATGGCCTGGTGGAAGAAAGAGGGCTCAGCATGtctggctgggagggagcagggggcTGGCGACACCCGCAATGTCCCCAAAGCCTCTCTGGGTACCTGCCACGCTGAGAGCTCCAAGCCCCTCTTCCCCCAGCCCAGAGGACAGTGCCCTGCCCTGAGGGTCCCAGCTCTCACTCTGGCTTTAAACCCCCAGGGcacctttcccagctcccatccagcccagcaTTCCCCCTGCTTGTGCACTCACTGGCTGCCAGAATCCAactgccctgtgctgtccctggaCACAGGTGCCAGTATCACCTatcctctgtgatgtcacagccagcagAACAATGTCATTCAGCTGCCAAGTGCCCCTGCTCACAGCTCCCACTGTGACGCATGCCCTGGCATGTCACAGCCCCCAGAGCCACTCCCAGCCAACAAGCCCCAGTCTTGGTGACCACTGCCGACCTCAGCGGCTCCTGGGCATCCTCACCCTGAGTGCAAAGCCAGCCACAGGAATCCCCCAGGGCGGTCTGGATCCAGGCTGCAGACATCACTGAAAGGGACATGGATGGGGACTGGAGCTGGATCTTTTagtgttcaggaacacacataatcacgggataaGATTATATGCAGATGTTgttattgagagctctgggaatcaggggtacaggcacaaatctgactccgacacggctttcgagctgaatgtattttatattctatcgttacataacttacatattaattattaaacttatattgttctattgtatacattgatattattcaagcatgagtttctcatgatctttcttaggcccctgaccacagtttctcattattattcttaagattaaacagtaattatatttaattactaaaaaatcatcacatctaaaattatatcatttatcatgtactagctacacaggtaCATTTCTAGCAAGGTATAAGGCCTACACGTTCCCAGGGTATTTTCTCggggcctactaagcttaattttccttctaaccctgaatccccatgattttaaaacccttttactatcataTCTTCCAGTGCTCACCACCCCTGACTGCCCTCTAGGTGAACCCAAATCTCACCTGCTGCAACCTGAGCACATCTACCCTTCTTGCCCATCCTGGAATATTATGTTCCCACATCACCCAAGCCCTTTGTATGGGGTGACCAGCTCCCAGCTGATCTGCTTCCCTGGCCTTACTTTCTGTTTCCGAGGAATGAATGTAACAGCTATACTTGTGGGggtttgaatttattttaatgattcCTTGTGAAGTTGTTAATTCTGTTATACCCCCATGTTATCCCAGAGTTGGTCTACCCCTGGGTTTTACTCTCTCTCAAAGCTGTCCCTCATGCCGTTACCCAGCCCTTTATTACTGAACCTTCTCTGCCACCTAAACCTAGGGCTAATCCCTAACTGCAGCATCCCTTTGGAATTCCCCTTCTCCTCAAAGCCCCATTGGCCCATGTGACCCATCCTCTCCACCCTCCTACCCCAATTGCCACCAGACACTTGATGTAATCTCCTCCCCTGAGGATTCCCTTGTGGTTAGCTGCTTGTGTCCACCCCCTGACTTTTACCTGTATAAAACTTGTTGCATAATAGAGCTAGGGGCTCTTTTTGTCCTGCTCCCTTTACCAGGAATAAACTGTTCCTTGTGGGACCTCAAGATGGAGGTCGtcctcctttctcctttgcCTGGTCCATGTCGTGGCTGGTGTCTGGCACATTAGAGCAAGTGGCTTTAAAGGTTCTGCCTCTGGTAAATCCTCATACAAAGGCAGTTTCCCACTCCTGGCATGGTGCTGGAGTTCTAAGAGCTAGCCCAGGCTTCAGCAGTCACTTCATGCACTCATGAGGATCCCAGCAGAACCCTTGCATCTCAGGAGCTCTTAGGCAAAAAAGCCTCCACCAgtcagagataaggggctgtgaggggaggaataccagggAGAGGGGTataggtattcaaaagaggctcttaccccagggtaGGTACTGGTActgctctctttattctgtggtgtccatgggagagcggggcaaaagagaaagaacaggaaatgtcaggggtctatataggttttggacagggtgggctttcctggctctccgccaaccccgttggggcaggaaggagggctccaggggttatcttgatcagagtcacagggtcctggggaagggggggcacagggtgcccctgagctcactgtaacaaatAACTAAGGACATTTATTCAATGGATGCCAATCCTTAGACATTGTTAACATCCATGAAAGAGATATATAAATGGTTTACAGTAATTGATCtaaaagatgcctttttctgCATACCCCTTGACAAAGAAAGTAGGAACCTGTTTGCCTTTGAGTGGGAAAAtccagaaaatggaagaaagacCCAGCTCACCTCGACAAGGCTCCCACAAGGATTCAAGAACAGTCCCACCCTATTCGGAAACCAACTAGCAAAGGAGCTGAAGACCTGGACAACAAGAGGGCAAGTACCGAGAGAACAATACCTGCTGCTACAGTATGTTGACGATATACTGATAGCCACAGAGGAGAATGCAACCTGCATAAAGGTAACAATCGAGATTTTAAATTCATTGGGGATGGCAGGATATAAGGTATCTAAAGAAAAAGCACGAATTGCCCAACAGACTGTGATTTACCTGGTATGTGAAATCTCACAAGGGCAGCGAAAACTGGGTACTAACCGTATTCAAGGTATTTGTGCCCTTCCAGAGCCCCAGAATCTACACGAGCTGCGAGTCTTTCTTGGGATGACAGGGTGGTGCCGCCTGTGGATCATGGACTATGGACTAATTGCAAAACCCCTGTATGAGGCCCAGAAGATGCAGCCATTTACCTGGGGCAAACCACAGAAGGAGGCTTTCCTCAAATTAAAGGAGGCCTTGACAACTGCTCCTGCATTGCGGTTACCTGATTTGTCCACAGATTTTCAGATGTTTGTACATGAAAGGATGCATCTGGCACTGGGAGTCTTAACCCAAcatttgggaagctggaaaaggccGGTGGGCTACTTTTCCAAACGACTTGACAACGTCAGTGCTGGATGGCCTTCATGTCTGCATGCAGTTGCAGCCACTGTGATCCCAATACAAGAAGCCAGGAAGCTCACCATGGGAAGGCACATAGATGTCTATGTACCACATATAGTAACTACTGGTCAGAACACAAAGGGGGCCATTGGCTCTTCCTGAGTCGAATGATGAAATTCCAGGTAATCTCAACGAAGCAAGATGatgtaacattaaaaacaactaACCTTTTGAACCCAGCCTTGTTCCTAGGTACAACATCTGAAGAAAACCCATTGGAACATGATTGCATGGAAGTAATAGAACACACCTTTGCAGCTAGAGCAGATCTGAAAGgtgtccccctagaacagccagactgggagttgttcacagatggaagcagtttcatggagaacagaatcagacacgctggatatgcggtaacaacaATCAGTACAGTGgtagaggcaaaagcattgctgCCAAATACATCTGCCCAGAAGGCAGAAgtggttgctttaaccagagcactagaattaagtgaagggaaaaaggtgaccatatggactgattcaaaatatgcatttggaatAGTGCATGTgcatggggccctatggaaagaacggggcctgtttttgtctcaagggaTGCACATTAAACatcaagatgcagttctgcagctgataagagcagtacaaaaacctgaacaaatGGCAATTatgcactgtaaagcacatcaatcaggaaactccaaaatttgtgagggaaatcgaaaggcagattggacagctcgacaggctgctcgaaaggtgcaaacaacaatgtatctcaattcaatttacctccacagccgaaatattcagcagaagatgagaaattggtgcatttactgaatgcacatAAGAATCCAGAAGGgtggtatgtaactgcacacggGGGACATTACCCCCTTGGTAATGAGAGAGgctctacaaattaaacataatgaatgtcattggggtgcagaggcattggtaaaatttctaaaacattatttggtctcagtacgaatgttaacaatggcaaaatcaataatgtcaaagtgtgagatttgcttggaaaataacccagtggctagatgacaggcacaactaggaagggtgCGGGTAGGGATAGAATcaggagattattggcaggtagattttgtagaattaccaagaactcgagGATACAAATATTTGTTAGTAGGGgttgatacattttctggatggccagaagcccttccctgtcacacgaaccaagcaaaagaaacagttaagtggttactacaagaaatcattcccagatttggggtgcctctagggatatcatcagataggggaccccatttcatagccacggtggtaaaagaagtaagtaggttgctgggaataaCTTGGGacctccacacaccatggagacctCAGTCAAGtggacaggtggagaggatgaatcagacactaaaaaggcagatcagtaaaatatgtcaagaagccaaactgcagtggccacaggctttaccaatagcattGCTGAGAATCCAGATAAAGCCTAGGAGTGCAATGTCAGTCAGTCCTTATGAGATATTGTGTGGGAAACCATATGAATCTCCTGGACCCAATCCAAATGTACACGTCACGGGAAAACAGGAAGTATATAACTATGTTCTGTCTCTTGGGAAAACTTTAGCACGACTTCGGAGTGCCCTTGTTTGGAAGAGGCTGCTGACTCTCGAGAATCATGTTCATGACATACATCCAGGAGACGAGGTGTACATTAAGAATTGGAATGAAGAACCACTGAAAGAAAAGTGGACTGGACCCCATCAGGTATTTCTGACCACCTTTACAGCAGTCAAGGTAGCTGGAGTGGACTCCTGGATACACTACACTCGAGTGAAGAAAGCCCATCCTGGACTGCGGACTGTGTAAACTGTGGGACCAACAAAGCTGCAGATAAGATGTGTTTAATTATTTCAGGAATGTTACCAATAATTGTACCAATGCTCCTTTCATGGCCCTTGGGATGTGGAATGCAAAAAGATCAATTAACTATTCTTCATTCTAGAATGAAGAGAGAGGTGCAGGCAGAAACACAGGTGATAAAGGTTTCCAATGCAATTCAGGCTGAGAATGTAATTATTGGATTAGTTAAAGATTTTGCCAAAATGCAGAACACTAGCGAATAACTGCCTGTCTGCCAATATCTAAGGCAGTGGGAAACCAAATAAATTGGGGAATCATAACTACAAAACTgcctgaaatacaaaagaacaaaaacaattaTATGCAAACAGGTACCAGAATCAAGACAGGCAATCAAGGTAACCTGGAAAGTAATAGGACAATGGTTACATCCTTTGAGTCAAAGAGACTGTCTTCAAAATAATGGCACAATAGGGTATCCAACAGAATGGGTGGGGGGCATCCAAAATCAAAGGCAATGCTACTTACCACATTataaaaagttacagaaaatgttacagaaacCACTCTGGTGTGGAAGTGCGAGGCAAAAGATCACAAAGGTCAAATAGAGCCTTGGGACAGTGCATGGTCTCTGAGTATACTTCAAAAATTCCAGTACAATGCTGCCACTCCTTGGTGCATTACATGGGAAggttcagaaaatgaaatagaTCCAGCAGTAGTGAACACTGACACTAGTAGTAGAACAAAGGCAGACAAAGTAAGTTGGTGGGCATGTAATAAAACTTATAATTGCACCTCTGATGacatagaaataaaacaaattccaCCACTGGCAGTAGCCTTACAAATTGGTTGTGCCTGCAGAGGTATCAAACACAAACAGGGTAAAGTGAATTATAAAATACTTATAGGATGTACCAAGAGTACACTCCGAAGTCCAGGACAATTCATATGGGCAATAAGTGAAGGTACCTGGACAACCCATCTACCTGTAGATtggaaagtaaaagaaattactttaggCCTCCCTACTTTGTGTCCAATTTGGAAAAAGTCCCCATTTAAGGGAAAAGATGAACTTCTGCAGATAAGAACAAGACGAGAAGTTccaaataatgaaaatcaagATGAAACCTGGCAAGAACCCTCTAGTGGAGGGAAATTTGGGTGGGCCTTAGAGTCTCTGCTTGGTCCTATAGCAAACTAtcagaataaagaaatgttGTACAAACTTACAGGTCAGGTAGATAGACTGGCTAGGGTCACTAGGGAAGGATTTAAAGAACTAAATGTACAATTACAAGCCACAACAAAAATGACCTTACAAAATCAATTTGCCTTAGATTTGTTACTCCTGAAAGAGCATGGATTGTGTGGATTTTTAAAGAGACAGACTGATCATTGCTGCATCCACATCCCAAATGTAACTGCAGGTGTagaatatgacatcaatcagttaaaacaaatagagcatgaagtacaagaagagcagaaagatttgactacgagctagttagacaaagtctttaaagtgTTAGGGTGGAATGGGAGTTCATGGATTAAGTCCATcattgagagtgtaataatcctattaattgtgttcttAGTAATATAgttagtctacagtgtcctaaaaggagaaatatggaagaggacatcctggaaccggaaaataatcaaAGCACTGACACGGGACCGACACCcatcatcctctgatcctccagtccatggCAACGTTCACGTCAAccctggatttgaagaacatcgtgtataaacttagaaactaaagactgtatcaagtcaaagtatttgcacttatgatgaagtgaaaatactttcaaaggggggaaaatgatagtaaaagggttttaaaatcatggggatttagggttaacgagaaaaataagcttagtaggccctggaaaaatacaTACCTTTAGCACATGAAGAACTAGTACTGCactatgtagctagtacatgataattgatataattgttagatgtgacgattgtttagtaattaaatataattactgtttaatcagaaagaataatcatgtgaaactgtggtcatggacctaagaaagatcacgataaacttatgtcaatgtatacaataggacaatgtaagtttaataattaatatgtaagttatataacgatagaatataaaatacgttccGCTTGAAAGCCATGTCAGAGTCAGctttgggtttgtaccccgactcccagagctcttaataaaagcacctgcatataatcataccccgtgattatgtgtgtttccgaacgctaacaaTTAGATGGGGGGGTAAGAAGAGTAGAGTTAATGGAGGGAATCTTCTACAATACTGCCTCATGAAGCAGAAGAAGTGATGATAACCACATAGACTGTGATTGGGGAATGACCCAGCCAATGAGATTGATATTCTAAAATGATTGGTCAGGACCGCACCCCAGTACGGACCAACCAGCGGCTAGAAAAGAGACCAATTAGTGTGAGGATTAAGAAACACACCAATCCAGTGGTTCAAGAGACTTTAAAACCCTCAGGTTCCCAGCACCTGGGTTCTCCTGCAGAACTCAAGGTCCAAGGGAGCACCCTGTGTGGCACACAGTTTATTGTTCTGACTTGTCACACATGTCCTGGACTTATCCTGGGGCCTTGTTTCCAATTGTTCTCTGTTCATAATAAACAGGCTCACCCTTTAATAAGGTTGCTGGCCTCATTTCCTTTTAACAACCCCCATTGTCAGACAAGGGCCTCAGAGCCCtttccagggctgcaggaaaAACTCCCAGTCATTACCATCAAACAGCTTCTGGAAGAGCTCTGGGGTGATGCTTCCAGAGGAGTCAGGAGTGAAAGACTGGTTAGACCTGTGCAAGTGTAAGAGACTGAAAGGATTGTTGGCTTGGAACATTCCGGGTGCATGTATATGAGGAAAAGGGGCAGCCTGGGCCTCAGCTTTATTTGCACTTGTGAGAAACAAtcctcactttttaaaattaaaaaaaaaaaattaataatctaCAGCAGGGGACAAAATAAGATAAAAGGGTGCTTAGCTGCAGGCAGAGACACACTGCACACACGCGCAACCATCACTGGCCAGGTGTCGCAGTGTCTACCAAGCAGCCTCTTGGTgtctccctgccagctccaatGTTGCAGACTGCAGGGGACACTCCTCTGCACTCCAAGTGCAGAGGGGTGGCTAAGGGTTTAGCAATTTCCTTGGGAGGACACAGCCGATGACAGTGAAGGAAAAGAGTAGACAATTCAGAGGGTACATAATCCAAAGCTTTATTAGGAGCCATGAGGAGCTCCCCACCTCAGGGAATACAACTCTGGAGAGCCCCCTAGACAGTGGGAGCAGCACCTTTTATTCAGGGTTGGTAACAAGGGAGGGGTTCAATCATCCACCAATAAGGGATCAAAGGGGAGTGAACTGGGAAATAACTGATATCTAGGACAACCTTTCAGGGAATTTAGTGGGAGGGATCCCTAGTCCTTGACCAATCATTAAACACCCTTTATAGAAGTTTCCAGAGAAGGGGGATGGAGAGCCAAGTGATGGACAAGGTACCAGGGAGAGGATTAGAGGACTGTCAGGGAATTTTCCAGCAGAATGGGAGGAGCAAGGATAGGATTGACACTGGGGAAAGGAAGGTAGCTTAGGGTGTAACCACAAACGGGAGAAAACAGGAACAAGCCAAAAAACCGCAACACAATCTCtccccctttttgtttttaaaagaaggaGGATTCTACTTGGGGGAAGTATTCAGAATTATGATAGGTGTCTCCAAACCAGGGTTGATGGATTGGAACTGGAAGTCCAGGATTGTTCTTCAGGGGCTGTAGGGACCACTACATGGTTGACCTCTGAGGAGGAGACTAAACTGACAATTAGTTTTCATAACATCTGCTTAATGATGCTAAAGGCAATTAAAACAGTAACGATAACAAACAATATCAAAAGTCCAGTCTTTAAAATTAATCCTGTCCAGCTCAAGAGTCCCTATCCTTTAAAAATGCAGCTCATCCAGTCTGCGGTCTCTTTCTTAGTATTCTTTACCATGTCTCTCATCTTGTTGATGGATTTATGGACATCCTCAGCTTTTGAAGACAGAGTCAAACAACGGAGTCCTTGAAATTCTTCACAGCAGTGGCCATACAAAAGAAGGAGAAAGTCAATTGCAGCTATGCTTTGTAAAGTCGTTTGCCTTGTTATTTCTTTGTCTGATAGGTCAGCAAGTGCAGCTGATGTAAGATTGGCTTGTTTTGCAACCCCGCATTCTAGGTGCGCCAATTCACCTAGAGCCTTTGCTGCAGACACCCACAGCAAAAAGACTGTGACTGCAACACCTTTTGGTTTTGACCAATGAACAATTTCTGAGTCACAGTTTGGGTATAATTATTTCACGCTTCTCTTTTGAAGGGTCAGTTCTTGGGAAGTGTTCTTTTTCTGCCAATCCATAATATTACTTTTGTTGGGTGCAAACAAGCTTAGCCGGCCTAGAGTACAAGGACTTCCAAGCCGGCGAGAAGGGTTGCCCACCCAGGCTCTGTCtccacaaattaaaaacatacCCTTGGGGAGAGCCAGAGGCTCATAATCTAGGGTGGAGGGTATTTTCACATGGGCAATCCTGTTACACCATTCCTTTCCTGTGTAAATGTCTTTGAATTGTTTACTTTAAACAGCTCGATTTGAGAGCTGGGTTCAATGCCTGACTgcagccaactcagctactTGAGGTGACCATTCTACCTTGGCAATATCTGCATCCCACTGCTGAGTCTGAGGATCCTTCTAAGTCACTACTGACTTATGGGATGCCCCAGAAGTGTCTGTGAAAATTGTCAGTGCCTTTAGAGGTGTTTTGCTCTGAATGCTCTTCAGACATAGAGTAAATTGAACTTCCAAATTGAAGAATGTGTGGGCCAGCCAATGAATTTAAATTTGACCCATGCAGTTATCCAGTGCAAACTGCAAGGCTTCTTTCTCTTGAAGAAGGTATTCTAACTTTGCTTTTGATAGTTGGCCCAATTGTAATCCAATTGGCATGTGAATGCAGTCAAAATCACAGCCTGCCAACTCCCTGATTTGAGTTCTCATTTTTCAGATCAGCTGCGCCACCAGCTCCTGTGGGTTTATCATTCTTTTGGACCTGCTGAGGCTGAGGAATACCCACTCTATAATTAAGAGCGTGTCTCTCTGGTCCCAgtcctttttaattttgttcttggCTTCCCATTAGGAAATTAccccatggaggtgtggcaatTTACTGAAAACAATAAATCTGAACAGATTTATTTGCAGATTTGGTCTGTAACCGTGGGCCTGTCATGTGGACATTATTTCCTGCACCTTGTCCAGCGCTGCCCTCGCCTCCTGGGTATGGCTCCTAAGAGAACTTATCTCCTCTCCCACCTTCAATACATGGAAAAGGGGAGCCAGGTGCAAGGTGGAAATATCCAGCCAAGGTCTTACCCAGTTCAAGGACCCACACAGTTGGTGGACATCTGTCAAGGTTTTGATGTTGTTTTTAATTACCAATTTTTGTAGCACATTGGTCCACTTGCcaatttccaggcccaggtactTCCAAGGTGGCATCTTTTCAATTTTCTCCTCTTTGAGCTtgaaccctgcagcaaccaatGAATCAATTGTCAGGTCAAGCACGTGGGCAAACATGTCATTGCTCTGGGCACACACAAGTACATCATCCGTATAATACAGGATGATGGCTTCTCCTCTCCTGTGGCTGCACGCACAGGGGACAAGAAGGAAGAGACATACCACTGGCAGATCACAGGGCTGTTTTTTATTCCTTGGGAAAGTACTTTCCAGTGGTACCTTTTCCTTGGGACTTCTAGGTTTATGGTGGGAATTGAGAAGGCGAAGCATGGGGCATCATCAGGATGCAGGGGAATTTGAAAGAAATAGCCTTTTATATCAATAACCGCCAGATTCCAATTTTGGGGAAGCATCGATGGGGATGGCATCCCCGTTGATGGAGAGAACCCATATCTTCAGTAACGTTGAAGGTTGGAGAGAGCTCATGTCTTCAATAACATTATTTATTTGGCGGAGGTCATGGAGAATCactatttgttgtttttttttttttttgatcacaAAGACAGGTGAGTTCCACGGATCCATGGTCTCCATAATGTTTTCTTTGGTGAGCTGCTCTTCCATGAgctcctcaagcaccttcagtttttctttactgagtggccactgctctacccagactGGTGAATCTGTTTTCCAATTCAGTTTTTCACTAGGATGCTTTTTGTGGCTGTTGCctgaaaaacctggggggtTTCCAGTATGTCAGTTGTGACCCCCCCACGGGGCCATCAGGTCTCTTCTCCACAAGGGTTCTGTGTAATCTAAAACAAATGCATGCAAAGGTGCCAATTGTCTGTTTGGCCCCTAAATTTGTACAATGTCCTTTGACTGTTTGGCCAATTGCATGCTCCCTATACCCTGAACATGTCCTGCCACGCTT encodes:
- the LOC115491111 gene encoding inositol 1,4,5-trisphosphate receptor-interacting protein-like 1, with the protein product MSLTVAFILALLATYAGKVNLKIEKDEVKQLLEHEEYLYQEMIRLLEEIEGSSGTMEALLCSALEKQWLLWVSAAVLVQVLAMGCWLVRRRKCGSASRRRQEGSSRKEKQGLPSTKVLQELVEELLGVCRVLSRRNFMPELHPGAGTDTSLNCSVQESSSTYRTLVILRPPPGHSFSPGSRKWLPAERIRVGLECLCSGEQLLGHTCFLHASGGQLPRDQEWYLMDTLCTGSYLDPDKVTRWVQMLVALAWLLLPQSRHFQLTALPCGKSCRFRLSGASGLHCSIEMVLAVQQGSSCACLSLE